A region from the uncultured Draconibacterium sp. genome encodes:
- a CDS encoding SpoIIE family protein phosphatase, protein MLNKSIAYQLSIYISLAVIGVFIAFIGIFFLFNQTLIKESVQNKAITQSSEVTASVRRHVVTTVEISQNISNQVIFYGQMGYADNFIHSIVRKYPFINAINVSVDSTVANINERFLHILNEKDSVFTFKGKKNTTLCPKEELYFGQLRQQETEGWSEPYLCERNNIVVAAYCAPIFVENNGTKKRVGEVICELSLDELNKQVNEIKIGKGGFAFLLSKSGTYITHPVKEWVLNKSIFDLSEKVYKGNLTSTQSVLNDQKPGTLIAYPELFNYEKALVYYIPIEQNGWVLVSVLPYKELFEPLYLPVLQMLFFSVLGILIIYLTVTYIINRQIRPLSAVTKQLKRFSNLTGPYTDVPENEVLQVSESLNYMRAWYEKYQQTQSVEKKKQERQREDLQQASEIQQSFIKTNYPAFPGRKDIDLFSTYIPARGVSGDLFDYFFLDKDHLVLTMGDVSGKGVPAAFFMSIAQTTIKTNALLPQANVIVKNSNKELCTSNQHQFFLTLFLGVLNIKTGIMEYCNAAHTPGYILKQNGDLITLDQSHGLPLGLYPDKSYGVAEILMEKNDTLILYSDGVTELLNEEQKQYGKDKLEENLQSLAGKSPKEMVERLEKSLHVFMGSAKQSDDITMLIFNYKA, encoded by the coding sequence ATGTTAAACAAGTCTATTGCGTACCAGTTAAGCATTTATATCTCACTCGCAGTAATAGGTGTATTCATTGCATTTATCGGCATATTCTTTCTTTTTAATCAAACCCTAATTAAAGAAAGTGTTCAGAACAAAGCCATAACGCAAAGCTCAGAAGTAACAGCCAGTGTAAGGCGGCATGTAGTTACCACGGTTGAAATTTCTCAAAATATTTCAAACCAGGTTATTTTTTACGGACAAATGGGATATGCTGATAATTTTATTCATAGCATAGTCAGAAAATATCCATTTATTAATGCCATTAATGTATCTGTTGATTCAACAGTTGCCAATATTAACGAGCGTTTTCTTCATATATTAAACGAGAAAGATTCAGTATTTACATTTAAAGGAAAAAAGAATACTACCTTATGCCCAAAGGAAGAGTTATACTTCGGGCAATTACGACAACAAGAAACTGAAGGATGGTCGGAGCCCTACCTGTGCGAAAGGAATAATATTGTTGTTGCAGCTTATTGTGCACCAATTTTTGTTGAAAATAATGGAACTAAAAAGCGTGTTGGCGAAGTCATTTGCGAACTTTCTCTCGATGAGTTAAACAAGCAGGTAAATGAAATTAAAATAGGAAAAGGAGGTTTCGCATTTTTATTGTCGAAAAGTGGAACCTATATAACACATCCTGTAAAAGAGTGGGTATTAAACAAAAGTATTTTTGATTTATCAGAGAAAGTTTACAAAGGGAACTTAACAAGTACCCAAAGCGTTTTAAACGATCAGAAACCCGGAACATTAATTGCTTATCCGGAATTATTTAATTACGAAAAGGCCTTGGTTTATTACATTCCGATTGAACAAAACGGCTGGGTTTTAGTATCGGTTTTACCCTACAAAGAACTATTTGAGCCCTTATATCTTCCGGTTCTGCAAATGCTGTTTTTTTCGGTTTTAGGTATCCTGATAATATACTTAACCGTAACCTATATTATTAATCGTCAGATTCGGCCGCTTAGTGCGGTTACAAAACAACTGAAACGATTTAGTAATTTAACCGGACCTTATACAGATGTTCCTGAGAACGAGGTTTTACAAGTTTCGGAGAGCTTGAACTACATGCGAGCCTGGTACGAGAAATATCAGCAAACGCAATCGGTTGAAAAGAAAAAACAAGAACGACAACGTGAGGATTTACAACAAGCTTCTGAAATTCAACAAAGCTTTATAAAAACCAACTATCCAGCTTTTCCAGGAAGAAAAGACATTGATTTATTTTCAACATATATTCCGGCCCGGGGGGTAAGCGGAGACTTATTTGATTATTTCTTTTTAGACAAAGACCATTTGGTGTTAACCATGGGTGATGTTTCTGGAAAAGGAGTTCCGGCAGCTTTTTTCATGAGTATAGCACAAACAACCATAAAAACGAATGCTCTGCTGCCTCAAGCAAATGTTATTGTTAAAAACTCGAACAAGGAATTGTGCACCAGCAACCAGCACCAGTTCTTTTTAACCCTGTTTTTAGGAGTGCTAAATATAAAAACAGGGATTATGGAATACTGTAATGCCGCACATACCCCTGGTTATATTTTAAAACAAAACGGAGATTTGATAACTCTGGATCAATCTCATGGGTTGCCGTTGGGTTTATACCCCGACAAATCATATGGAGTCGCCGAAATTCTAATGGAGAAAAATGATACCTTGATTTTATATTCTGATGGAGTAACGGAACTGTTAAATGAAGAACAGAAACAATATGGAAAAGATAAGCTCGAGGAAAACCTTCAATCCTTAGCGGGGAAGTCACCTAAAGAAATGGTTGAACGGCTGGAGAAAAGCCTGCACGTATTCATGGGCAGTGCAAAACAATCTGATGATATTACCATGCTAATTTTTAATTACAAGGCATAA
- a CDS encoding PfkB family carbohydrate kinase: protein MKHKALFVGLTTIDIQYFIKELPESNTKLKTTAPEVLVGGPATNAAVAFAYLNKSAILASPTGYNAFENLVHNDFKSVGITHFDLANKQLFSPVYATVLTSENGDRTIITHNPNDTESVISANELIEKVNPEILLIDGFYPEFSSQCARICKQKGIPVVADCGSWKPQFFELLDSVEIAICSADFMPPECNTKSHLFDFMRNKGVQKIAISNGGEQLVFQNGTEGAININPIQVKDTLGAGDFLHGAFCYYYLLYNDFTIALKKASGLATFTCGFYGTREWLKFKHDA from the coding sequence ATGAAACACAAAGCCTTATTTGTTGGTTTAACCACCATCGATATTCAATATTTTATTAAAGAACTGCCGGAGTCGAATACAAAACTAAAAACAACAGCTCCTGAAGTATTGGTGGGTGGTCCGGCAACCAATGCAGCCGTTGCTTTTGCTTATCTTAACAAATCCGCAATATTGGCCAGTCCAACCGGCTACAATGCCTTTGAAAACCTCGTGCACAACGATTTTAAATCTGTTGGTATTACCCATTTTGATTTGGCCAATAAACAATTGTTTAGTCCGGTTTATGCCACAGTATTAACTTCTGAAAATGGCGACCGGACAATTATTACCCATAACCCTAATGATACGGAAAGTGTAATTTCTGCCAACGAACTAATTGAAAAAGTAAATCCGGAGATTTTACTTATTGATGGCTTTTATCCCGAATTTAGCAGTCAGTGTGCACGTATTTGCAAGCAAAAAGGCATACCTGTTGTAGCCGACTGCGGAAGCTGGAAACCTCAATTCTTTGAGTTGCTTGATTCTGTTGAAATTGCCATTTGCTCGGCTGATTTCATGCCTCCGGAATGTAATACTAAAAGCCACCTGTTTGATTTTATGAGAAATAAAGGCGTACAAAAAATAGCAATTTCAAATGGGGGAGAACAACTTGTTTTTCAGAATGGTACGGAAGGAGCGATAAATATTAATCCAATACAGGTGAAAGATACCCTTGGTGCAGGAGACTTCCTACACGGGGCTTTTTGTTACTACTACCTTTTATACAATGATTTTACCATTGCGTTAAAAAAAGCATCCGGTTTGGCAACATTTACCTGTGGTTTTTATGGAACTCGTGAATGGTTAAAATTTAAACATGATGCATAA
- a CDS encoding oligosaccharide flippase family protein has product MSYKKANNYWRKLLSVIQNQTISLKGETRGAKAKRHILYSFGIQGLSILIGLLYVPLLLHYLTQEKYGIWLTLTSILGWFSYFDIGLGNGLRNKLAESIALGNNRLGKKYVSTTYALLTGIFSVVLLLFHFCNFFLNWNSILNTKSIDSHELYVLASIVFTFFILRFIFQLIVVIYKADQKPAFGKLVTTMGNLVSFLFVLLLTRFTIKGNLILLGTVISAIPVILLIAVSFFAFKKRYRIFSPSFREIDIKLSHSLLSLGVKFFFLQLTYIFVYSTSNIFVTQFFGPQEVAIYNIAFKYFQLPHMAFSIILIPIWSAVTDAYTKADFSWLKNTLKTLNIFSLVFGAGIIVMVLISNWFYLIWVGSEINVPMKLSISLGIYSIMQIVILPHSAFLNGIGKIKISLISTTIGMIIYLVLIYVFKDIYKDSTAIVMAINCTFIVSAILQISQVHMLLNKKAVGIWNE; this is encoded by the coding sequence TTGAGCTACAAAAAAGCGAATAATTATTGGAGAAAATTGCTGTCTGTAATTCAAAATCAAACTATATCGCTAAAAGGAGAAACACGAGGAGCCAAGGCAAAACGCCACATATTATATTCCTTTGGTATTCAGGGATTATCTATACTTATTGGTTTATTATATGTTCCTCTCCTACTTCATTACTTAACTCAAGAAAAATATGGAATTTGGCTTACATTAACTTCTATTCTTGGTTGGTTCAGCTATTTTGATATTGGTTTAGGAAATGGGCTGCGCAACAAATTGGCCGAATCGATTGCATTGGGAAACAATAGATTGGGAAAAAAATATGTAAGTACAACATACGCATTGTTAACAGGCATTTTTAGTGTTGTTTTATTACTATTTCACTTCTGCAATTTTTTTCTCAACTGGAACTCCATATTAAACACCAAGAGCATTGATAGCCATGAGCTTTACGTGTTGGCATCAATAGTATTTACTTTTTTTATACTTCGTTTTATTTTTCAGTTAATAGTCGTTATTTACAAGGCCGATCAAAAACCAGCTTTTGGAAAATTAGTAACTACAATGGGGAACCTGGTTTCATTTCTTTTTGTTCTCCTTTTAACTAGATTTACTATTAAAGGCAATCTTATTCTGCTAGGCACAGTAATAAGTGCTATACCTGTCATTCTTCTTATTGCTGTTTCGTTTTTTGCTTTTAAAAAAAGATACAGAATATTTAGTCCTTCATTCAGAGAAATAGACATCAAATTAAGCCATAGCTTATTGAGCCTGGGAGTTAAGTTTTTCTTTTTACAACTTACATACATTTTTGTTTATTCAACATCAAACATTTTTGTTACACAGTTTTTTGGCCCGCAGGAAGTTGCCATTTACAACATTGCATTTAAGTATTTTCAACTACCTCACATGGCCTTTTCAATAATATTAATTCCCATCTGGTCGGCAGTAACAGACGCTTATACAAAGGCAGATTTTTCATGGTTAAAAAATACATTAAAAACATTAAATATTTTTTCACTGGTCTTTGGAGCAGGAATTATTGTAATGGTACTTATTAGCAATTGGTTTTACCTGATTTGGGTTGGAAGCGAAATAAATGTTCCCATGAAATTATCTATATCTCTAGGAATTTATAGCATTATGCAAATTGTAATATTGCCACATTCGGCCTTTCTAAATGGAATTGGAAAAATAAAAATCTCTTTAATATCAACCACAATAGGCATGATAATCTACCTTGTATTAATCTATGTATTTAAAGATATTTATAAAGATAGTACTGCCATTGTCATGGCAATAAACTGCACATTTATAGTTAGCGCAATCCTTCAAATTTCGCAGGTACATATGCTGCTAAACAAAAAAGCAGTGGGTATTTGGAATGAATAA
- a CDS encoding transposase, which translates to MRNRRFSKNQIKVILNEYEAGTPIPKILEKYQISQATFYNWKAKFQNDSINDPEEIRKLKEDNERLRRMFVDISLENQKLKTLLEKYEESTKKAL; encoded by the coding sequence ATGAGAAATAGAAGGTTTTCCAAAAATCAAATTAAAGTTATCCTAAACGAATATGAGGCTGGTACACCCATCCCTAAAATTCTTGAAAAGTACCAAATAAGTCAAGCCACATTCTACAATTGGAAAGCGAAATTTCAAAACGATAGTATTAATGATCCGGAGGAGATTAGAAAGCTGAAAGAAGACAACGAACGACTCAGACGTATGTTTGTTGACATTAGTCTGGAAAATCAAAAACTAAAAACATTGCTTGAAAAGTATGAAGAGTCAACTAAAAAAGCTCTGTAA
- a CDS encoding NAD-dependent protein deacylase — MELLIKEAARIIKESKSTIAFTGAGISVESGIPPFRGEHGLWNKYNPEVLDLGYFLTNAEECWIYIREIFYDFFAEAEPNEAHLTLAKMESSGILNAVVTQNIDNLHYQAGSKTVYEFHGNSKKLKCLKCGKVYHAAEIDFTQIPPTCVKDGEVLKPDFIFFGEGIPSEAYSNSFAAAEKAEVCLIIGSTGEVTPASYVPRTAKQAGATIIEINPEETIFTSAITDIHLKGKASEILTLLGKQLF, encoded by the coding sequence ATGGAACTTTTGATAAAAGAAGCAGCCCGTATTATTAAAGAATCGAAATCAACAATCGCTTTTACGGGAGCCGGAATTTCTGTTGAAAGTGGAATTCCACCCTTCAGAGGCGAGCATGGTTTATGGAATAAATATAACCCTGAGGTGCTGGATTTGGGTTATTTTCTGACTAATGCAGAAGAATGCTGGATTTATATTCGAGAGATATTTTATGATTTTTTTGCAGAGGCAGAACCAAATGAAGCGCATCTTACGCTTGCAAAAATGGAATCATCAGGTATTTTGAATGCGGTTGTTACTCAAAACATCGATAACCTTCACTATCAAGCCGGAAGTAAAACCGTTTATGAATTTCATGGTAATTCGAAAAAGCTAAAATGTTTGAAGTGTGGCAAAGTTTACCACGCTGCCGAAATTGATTTTACACAAATTCCTCCTACCTGTGTAAAAGATGGGGAAGTGTTAAAACCTGATTTCATTTTCTTTGGCGAAGGCATTCCTTCTGAGGCCTATTCCAACTCCTTCGCTGCTGCCGAAAAAGCAGAAGTATGCTTAATTATTGGCTCAACCGGAGAAGTAACACCGGCATCATACGTTCCGCGTACCGCCAAACAGGCCGGGGCAACAATAATTGAAATCAATCCCGAAGAAACTATTTTTACATCAGCTATCACCGATATACATTTAAAAGGGAAAGCATCCGAAATTTTAACACTGCTTGGCAAGCAACTCTTTTGA
- the mnmE gene encoding tRNA uridine-5-carboxymethylaminomethyl(34) synthesis GTPase MnmE: MLDQSTICAISTSPGVGAIAVIRLSGNEAISIADKVFQSPVEGKKLSNQSANSIHFGKIIYKNEIIDEVVVALFKAPHSFTGEDIVEISCHGSTYIQQKILEVLVENGARLALPGEFTQRAFLNGKMDLSQAEAVADVIASSSAAAHKLAINQMRGGFSKEIGALRDQLLHFTAMVELELDFSEEDVEFADRTELRNLTERIESLLKKLKDSFQLGNAIKNGIPVAIVGETNVGKSTLLNALLNEDKAIVSDIHGTTRDVIEDVVNIHGTAFRFFDTAGIRETTDHIETLGIERSYSKLEQASVVLLVVDTNNPYPLVESRIQKIRERIASHQTLIIVANKIDSGLRDTIQQLEVMELTDNEKAVFIAAKQKENLQELIDYMSHSIDMEEAEQQDVIVTNARHYAILKNAHEAILRVLNGLEMQITGDFLAQDIRECLHYLAEITGEVGTEEVLGHIFKNFCIGK; this comes from the coding sequence ATGCTTGATCAATCAACAATTTGCGCTATATCAACCTCTCCCGGCGTAGGAGCCATTGCAGTAATTCGACTGTCGGGAAATGAGGCGATTTCTATTGCCGACAAGGTCTTTCAAAGTCCGGTAGAAGGAAAAAAACTTAGCAACCAGTCTGCCAATTCGATACACTTTGGCAAAATTATTTATAAAAACGAAATTATTGACGAGGTTGTTGTTGCCTTATTTAAAGCACCTCACTCGTTTACCGGCGAAGATATTGTTGAAATTTCTTGTCACGGCTCAACTTATATTCAACAAAAAATACTGGAAGTGCTTGTTGAAAACGGTGCCAGATTAGCATTGCCTGGAGAGTTTACGCAACGCGCTTTTTTAAACGGTAAAATGGATTTATCGCAAGCAGAAGCTGTTGCCGATGTAATTGCTTCGTCGAGTGCCGCTGCACACAAACTGGCCATTAACCAGATGCGTGGTGGATTTTCGAAAGAGATCGGTGCCTTGCGCGACCAACTTTTGCATTTTACTGCGATGGTGGAACTGGAATTGGATTTTAGTGAAGAAGATGTTGAATTTGCCGACCGAACCGAATTGCGTAACCTTACAGAAAGAATTGAAAGCTTATTAAAAAAACTAAAAGATTCGTTCCAGTTGGGAAATGCCATAAAAAATGGTATTCCGGTGGCCATTGTTGGTGAAACCAATGTGGGTAAATCTACGCTGCTAAATGCGCTTTTAAACGAAGACAAAGCGATTGTTTCCGATATTCATGGTACTACCCGCGATGTAATTGAAGACGTGGTAAATATTCACGGAACAGCATTTCGTTTTTTCGACACAGCCGGTATTCGCGAAACCACTGATCATATTGAAACACTTGGCATTGAACGAAGCTACAGCAAGCTTGAACAAGCTTCAGTTGTTTTGTTGGTGGTTGACACTAATAACCCCTACCCGCTTGTTGAAAGCCGCATTCAGAAGATTCGCGAACGAATTGCTTCACATCAGACATTGATTATTGTGGCCAATAAAATCGATTCCGGTTTGCGTGATACCATTCAGCAGTTAGAAGTAATGGAACTTACCGATAATGAAAAAGCGGTGTTTATTGCAGCCAAACAAAAAGAAAATCTGCAGGAGTTGATCGATTATATGAGCCACTCCATTGATATGGAGGAAGCCGAACAACAGGATGTGATTGTTACCAATGCCCGCCATTACGCGATCCTAAAAAATGCTCACGAGGCTATTTTACGCGTTTTAAATGGTCTCGAGATGCAAATCACAGGCGATTTCTTGGCTCAGGACATTCGCGAGTGCCTGCATTACCTTGCCGAAATAACAGGCGAAGTTGGTACAGAAGAGGTTTTGGGACATATCTTTAAAAATTTCTGTATCGGCAAGTAG
- a CDS encoding UpxY family transcription antiterminator codes for MYIGKQKYQWYAVYTRVNQEKKIASLLDEQKIEFYLPLIKKLRQWSDRKKWIEEPLFKCYIFVRVSYKEFFKVKDMTGVVNYVSFGKTPQSIPDTQLEDIKTIVKEREKEIVITRDRISKGIKAKVNFGPLKGIQGEIVKICGHSRILIRIKAMGCCIHTNIAQDQVQVIESETLNRNRNDIKCQLLYKKSLSTRV; via the coding sequence ATGTATATAGGAAAACAAAAATATCAATGGTACGCTGTTTATACCAGGGTAAACCAGGAAAAAAAGATTGCTTCATTATTAGATGAACAAAAGATTGAGTTCTATTTGCCATTAATAAAAAAATTGAGGCAATGGAGCGATCGTAAAAAGTGGATAGAAGAACCTCTTTTTAAATGTTACATTTTTGTGCGAGTGAGTTATAAAGAATTCTTCAAAGTTAAGGATATGACCGGAGTAGTTAACTATGTGTCATTTGGTAAAACGCCACAAAGTATTCCTGATACACAATTAGAGGATATTAAAACAATAGTTAAAGAGAGAGAAAAAGAAATAGTAATTACACGAGACAGAATATCAAAAGGCATTAAAGCTAAGGTTAACTTTGGCCCTTTAAAAGGTATACAGGGAGAGATTGTTAAAATATGCGGGCATTCACGAATTTTGATAAGAATAAAAGCAATGGGATGCTGCATACATACCAATATTGCACAAGATCAGGTTCAGGTTATAGAATCCGAAACATTGAACAGGAATAGAAATGATATTAAATGTCAACTTCTGTATAAAAAAAGTTTAAGCACTCGTGTATAA
- the fabG gene encoding 3-oxoacyl-[acyl-carrier-protein] reductase: protein MKLLEGKTAIVTGASRGIGKAIAVKYAQEGCDVAFTDLFEDDNMKATEKELKSYGVKAKGYASDASNFEDTDRVVSEIVKEFGRIDVLVNNAGITKDTLLMRMTEDQWDAVINVNLKSVFNFTKAAQRTMLKQRSGSIINLSSVVGVSGNAGQANYSASKAGINGFTKSVARELGSRGIRSNAIAPGFIITEMTGKIPEDARKAWEASIPLKRGGTPEEVAGVATFLASDLSSYVSGQVITVCGAMNT from the coding sequence ATGAAATTACTTGAAGGAAAAACAGCCATTGTAACAGGAGCTTCTCGTGGCATTGGTAAAGCCATAGCCGTAAAATATGCCCAGGAAGGGTGCGACGTAGCTTTTACCGACCTTTTTGAAGACGACAACATGAAAGCCACGGAAAAAGAATTAAAGTCGTATGGTGTAAAAGCCAAAGGATATGCTTCTGATGCAAGTAATTTTGAAGATACCGACCGCGTTGTTAGCGAAATTGTAAAAGAATTTGGACGTATTGATGTGTTGGTAAATAATGCCGGCATAACAAAAGATACGTTACTTATGCGAATGACTGAAGACCAGTGGGATGCAGTTATTAATGTAAACCTAAAATCGGTATTTAACTTTACAAAAGCTGCGCAACGTACCATGTTAAAACAACGTTCGGGCTCAATTATCAACCTAAGTTCTGTTGTTGGTGTAAGTGGCAATGCCGGTCAGGCAAATTACTCTGCTTCAAAAGCCGGTATTAACGGTTTTACCAAATCGGTTGCTCGCGAGCTAGGGTCAAGAGGAATTCGCTCGAATGCCATTGCCCCGGGATTCATTATTACCGAAATGACCGGCAAAATTCCGGAAGATGCACGTAAAGCCTGGGAAGCTTCAATCCCTTTAAAAAGGGGCGGGACACCGGAAGAAGTTGCGGGAGTTGCCACATTCCTGGCATCTGATTTATCGTCGTATGTAAGCGGACAGGTGATAACTGTTTGTGGTGCAATGAACACTTAA
- a CDS encoding acyl carrier protein, with the protein MEVSVKQTEKIREFISEVSFTKPEELKDETLLFEQGIFDSLGFLNLISHITDEYGIEVADTELMPENFKSINAIVAFIDRKKSML; encoded by the coding sequence ATGGAAGTTAGTGTTAAACAAACAGAAAAGATAAGGGAGTTTATTTCAGAAGTTAGTTTTACCAAACCTGAAGAACTAAAAGATGAAACCTTGCTATTCGAACAAGGTATATTTGATTCATTAGGTTTTCTAAATTTGATTAGTCATATCACCGATGAATATGGAATTGAAGTAGCCGATACCGAGCTTATGCCGGAAAATTTCAAATCGATTAATGCAATTGTTGCGTTTATTGACAGGAAAAAATCAATGTTGTAA
- the asnB gene encoding asparagine synthase (glutamine-hydrolyzing): MCGIAGYFDSNNQANQTIINRMLSRIQHRGPDECGIYLNKNFGFGNVRLSIIDIANGQQPLPNEDLSLWIVFNGEIFNYVELRNELKSKGHFFRTQSDTEVIIHLYEEFGEDCLSKLNGQFAFSIWDNHKKELFLARDRIGIRPLFYYNSANLFVYGSEIKAIFEHPKVNRKISVNGLAETFTFWTTISPNTIFEDIKECPPGHFIKYKNGQIRIEKYWDLDFATEGNYYQGNFEEAKAEFDELFRDSIKIRLRADVPVAAYLSGGIDSSATTAYIKEIRPDILRTFSIGFTESEFDESHYQKLASEYFKTEHTGHKCTTHEVGKNFPKVIWHSEIPLLRTSPSPMYSLSNKVRENNIKVVITGEGADELLAGYNIFKENKIRHFWSKYPDSKIRPLLLKKLYPYIPSLQNANPNVLRMFFAYKLTETDSPIYSHLLRWKNSSNIIRHFHPDILDKLSSFNPNSIILKKLNGKINHLDSLAKAQYIETTVFLAGYLLSSQGDRMGMANSVEGRYPFLDHRIIEFCASLPPEFKLKGLNEKVLLKSVMKGRLPDEILKRPKQAYRAPIQNSFLGEHVPGYVKSELNKKALQSAGIFNYESVSKLLNKMTINREHSEVDNMALTAILSTQLLHKLFITEFRHLNTNELISCTIRSENEYLVKNHYKETSIFK; encoded by the coding sequence ATGTGTGGTATAGCTGGCTATTTTGATTCAAACAATCAAGCAAACCAAACAATAATTAATCGAATGCTTTCTCGCATTCAACACCGCGGACCCGATGAGTGCGGAATCTACCTTAACAAGAATTTTGGCTTTGGGAATGTCAGGCTTAGTATAATTGATATTGCCAATGGTCAGCAACCACTGCCTAATGAAGACCTGAGTCTTTGGATTGTTTTTAACGGAGAAATATTCAACTATGTTGAGCTTAGAAACGAACTAAAATCAAAAGGCCATTTTTTCAGAACACAATCTGATACAGAAGTAATCATCCATTTATACGAAGAGTTTGGGGAAGATTGTCTCTCAAAACTAAATGGTCAATTTGCATTTTCGATATGGGATAACCACAAGAAGGAACTATTTTTAGCAAGAGACAGAATCGGAATTCGGCCATTGTTTTACTACAATTCTGCAAATCTGTTTGTATATGGATCGGAAATAAAAGCCATTTTTGAACACCCAAAAGTTAATCGAAAAATATCAGTTAACGGTTTGGCAGAAACATTCACATTTTGGACAACAATTTCGCCAAATACAATATTTGAAGATATAAAAGAGTGTCCGCCGGGGCATTTCATTAAATACAAAAACGGACAGATAAGAATTGAAAAGTATTGGGATTTAGATTTTGCCACTGAAGGAAATTATTACCAGGGTAATTTTGAAGAAGCTAAAGCAGAATTTGATGAGCTTTTTCGGGACTCGATAAAAATACGCTTACGGGCAGATGTTCCGGTTGCCGCATATTTAAGTGGAGGAATCGATTCCAGCGCAACAACTGCATATATTAAAGAGATAAGGCCTGATATACTCCGAACTTTCTCAATTGGATTTACAGAGAGCGAGTTTGATGAATCACATTACCAAAAGCTGGCATCAGAATATTTTAAGACAGAACATACAGGCCATAAGTGTACAACGCATGAAGTAGGTAAAAACTTTCCAAAGGTAATTTGGCATAGCGAAATACCTTTACTACGTACTTCTCCTTCTCCAATGTATAGCCTGTCGAATAAGGTAAGAGAAAACAATATTAAAGTTGTGATTACAGGAGAAGGTGCCGACGAATTATTGGCAGGATATAATATTTTTAAGGAAAATAAAATACGACATTTTTGGTCTAAATATCCGGATTCCAAAATTCGCCCACTACTTTTAAAAAAACTGTATCCTTATATTCCATCCTTACAAAATGCAAATCCGAACGTTCTTAGAATGTTTTTTGCGTATAAACTTACTGAAACAGATTCGCCAATATATTCTCATTTGTTAAGATGGAAAAATTCATCAAATATTATCCGGCATTTTCATCCTGATATACTTGATAAACTATCGTCCTTTAATCCTAATTCAATAATTCTCAAAAAACTAAATGGCAAAATCAATCATTTGGATTCTCTGGCCAAAGCACAATACATAGAAACCACAGTATTTCTTGCAGGCTATCTGTTATCATCGCAGGGAGACCGGATGGGAATGGCAAATTCGGTTGAAGGACGGTATCCGTTTCTTGACCATCGTATTATCGAATTCTGCGCTTCATTGCCACCGGAATTCAAATTAAAAGGTTTAAATGAAAAAGTGTTGTTAAAATCAGTAATGAAAGGAAGATTACCGGATGAAATTCTGAAAAGACCGAAACAGGCTTACCGGGCTCCTATTCAGAATAGTTTTCTCGGCGAACATGTGCCAGGGTATGTAAAATCGGAACTAAATAAAAAAGCATTGCAGAGTGCGGGTATTTTCAATTACGAGTCAGTCTCCAAATTATTAAACAAAATGACGATAAATAGAGAACATTCGGAGGTTGACAATATGGCACTTACAGCAATACTTTCTACTCAGCTATTGCACAAACTGTTTATTACAGAATTCAGACATCTAAATACTAATGAATTAATTTCATGCACAATCAGATCGGAAAATGAATATCTCGTTAAAAACCATTACAAAGAAACCAGCATTTTCAAGTGA